The following are encoded together in the Cyanobacterium aponinum PCC 10605 genome:
- the hypB gene encoding hydrogenase nickel incorporation protein HypB, with the protein MHQTFDAALEINLLHANQAGADHNRSHFDEWGITCFNLMSSPGAGKTALLEKTLHCLRYALNMVVIEGDMTTELDADRLRQYGVPVIAINTGRSCHLDSKMVSGGIHQLKAQYNPSDFDLLWVENVGNLVCPAEFEVGEHAKVALLSITEGEDKPLKYPVMFQEADCLLITKMDLAPHLDFDLDKLINNVRQMNPDVTIIPVSSKTEMGLDQWFTWVKNQVSLIHQHQQLISV; encoded by the coding sequence ATGCACCAAACATTTGACGCCGCTTTAGAAATTAATCTACTTCATGCTAACCAAGCAGGAGCAGACCATAACCGATCGCACTTTGATGAGTGGGGTATTACTTGTTTTAACCTCATGAGTAGCCCCGGGGCAGGTAAAACCGCTCTTTTAGAAAAAACCCTCCATTGCCTCAGATACGCTTTAAATATGGTTGTCATCGAAGGTGATATGACCACTGAACTAGATGCAGATCGCTTACGGCAATATGGTGTCCCTGTCATTGCTATTAATACGGGGCGATCGTGTCATCTTGATTCCAAAATGGTATCGGGGGGTATTCACCAGTTAAAAGCCCAATATAACCCCTCAGATTTTGATTTACTGTGGGTGGAAAATGTGGGTAACTTGGTATGCCCCGCAGAGTTTGAAGTGGGGGAACACGCAAAAGTAGCTTTATTGAGCATTACCGAAGGGGAAGATAAACCCTTAAAGTATCCCGTTATGTTTCAAGAAGCGGATTGCTTACTCATTACCAAGATGGATTTGGCCCCTCACTTGGACTTTGACTTAGATAAATTAATCAATAATGTTAGACAAATGAATCCTGATGTAACCATCATTCCCGTATCCAGTAAAACAGAAATGGGCTTAGATCAATGGTTTACTTGGGTCAAAAATCAAGTGTCTCTCATCCATCAACATCAACAATTAATCAGTGTTTAA